In the genome of Aspergillus flavus chromosome 8, complete sequence, one region contains:
- a CDS encoding uncharacterized protein (of unknown function-domain containing protein), with the protein MGLTIHTVGTSTLHRQAERAVIYLDVSSDGSDQSTVSQDVTRTSNRLQSLLKEIAPKQDSGDPTPEAPVTFWSMSSISTGSYLPWDHDKQEHRARVYTARTNFEVKFRDFSKLGEFVSDVAKDPLVSVRDVDWQLTDDTKQQLGQECRKLAVWDALAKAKDYAGALNMSNLRPVEIDDSEGHVSAGIYASARRAPAFAESGGEQALNFVPQSCEIECSVKMRLEVE; encoded by the coding sequence ATGGGCCTTACAATCCACACCGTCGGAACCTCCACCCTCCACCGTCAGGCCGAACGCGCCGTCATTTACCTCGACGTTTCCAGCGACGGAAGTGACCAGTCTACAGTATCTCAAGACGTGACTCGCACCTCCAACCGCCTTCAATCCCTCCTGAAAGAAATCGCGCCGAAGCAGGACTCCGGAGACCCCACCCCCGAAGCTCCCGTTACATTCTGGAGCATGAGCTCCATTAGCACCGGCAGTTATCTGCCTTGGGATCACGACAAGCAGGAACACAGAGCACGAGTCTACACCGCCCGGACCAACTTCGAGGTCAAATTCCGGGACTTCAGCAAACTGGGCGAGTTCGTGTCGGACGTGGCGAAGGACCCTCTTGTTTCGGTGCGGGACGTCGACTGGCAGTTGACGGATGATACAAAGCAGCAGCTGGGACAGGAATGCAGGAAGCTAGCGGTCTGGGACGCGCTCGCCAAGGCTAAGGATTATGCTGGTGCGCTGAACATGAGTAATCTTCGACCCGTTGAGATCGATGATTCTGAGGGACACGTTTCTGCAGGGATATATGCTTCCGCTCGGAGGGCACCTGCATTTGCTGAGTCCGGGGGTGAGCAGGCGTTGAATTTTGTGCCGCAGAGTTGCGAAATTGAGTGCTCCGTGAAGATGCGCTTGGAGGTGGAGTAG